Part of the Mangifera indica cultivar Alphonso chromosome 4, CATAS_Mindica_2.1, whole genome shotgun sequence genome, taaaattatttaatattatatataaatatgtatatatttatataatcaaaataaatatatatagtttttttgttgtttgttttatagTTCCAAGATGGAATAATTGAGAGCACTACAGATTTATATTCCATTTTCAGAGCTGGCCATTCAGTTGGCCCTTTGTTGAAAGAAATAGGCAAGAATATGACACAGATTTTCGTGACTTATGCAAAGGACAAATAATATGAGGGAAAGGAGTTGAACCACCACTCAGTCTTTTGGGCATCCAATTTTCTCAATTTGTATCCATAAATTCAGTTTTGATAAATAATTCTACAGAACATAAAAAAgaacttaattttgatttttcgctttgaaattatgaaagaagAGCTGAGCAGTACAAAGTGCTTGACGTAAATCAGCTAGCATTATGTTGATTTATGAATGAAGctattttttcaatcaaggcCACGGCACTTTCAGAATTCGGATTGAACAAGTGAAACACATGGTCTTCTCCTCCTGTCTCCGCAATCTCCACTTTTCCAGCCCATTCACTGTCTCTCAATGTCTCATAATAAAACAACCCCCGGGCTTTCAATTTATCCTTCTCAGCAATACAAACTAGCACCCTGGCGCACCGCAGGCTCGACAACCTCGAATCAACACTTGGGTTGATTCTATAATCATCGGACCCGCTTGTGGTTGGACACACGAAAGTCCAGCACTTATCAACACCGCCGTCTTGCCTGCCGAAAAATGGATGAATCAAGCAGATTCCTGACAATTTCACCCCATTTAAGTCTTCAACAGTTGCCTGGACGGCCACGTTGTGCACCAGGTTGCCTCCGGCGCTATCCCCAGCAAGAAAAACTCGGTGAAAATCAACGTAGTTGTTCAGCCAAGCTTCAGGGCCTTGACCATTGCAATGAGACGCCACCCATTTTAGTGCGGCCCATGAATCTTCATAGGCTACGGGGATGTAGTGTTCTGGGGCTAGCCTGTAGTCTACGGAAACGGCGATAGCATTAGCCTTGGCCGCTAGAGAGGATACAAAGTTGTTATAAACGGAGCAAAATGGTGAGCCCATGAAGAAGCCTCCGCCGTGATAGTAAACAACAAGAGGCAGCCGTTGGCCCGGTTTAATGGCGGCTGCTGGAATAAAAATACGAGCTGAGAGTCCGGTTTCTGAAACAATGATAACATCTTTAGAGAAGACACCATTCTGATCAGAATCATCAATCGCTGGTGGAACTCTATCGGAGCCAAAGAATCTCTCCACGCGTCCATCTTTATATGCACGAAAATATGGAATATACTCATGCGCTACTTGGTTTTCACTCGAATCCATTGTTACAGTCAACTGAAATTACAAATGGATTAGTTATGACTGAACTGAAGAGGATCCGATAATTTAAATCTGAAAGTAATCGTCACCCATTCCACATGTTTAACCGAAGACTTTGTTGAGTCTTTCTAATGTTTGGTAATGGGCACTGGGGTCCCTGGTGAGTTTCACGAGACCTTCTTCTTCCCATCAGATATTGCACATTGTTTGGAAGTGGAACTTTTGACCAAAGACCCAACTGCCCTCTAACtttaccttttctttttaaaagagaaaaggatAATTGGATGAATTGGGAAGTGAGACCCATCACCTGTCGCCTCACTGGATACAAAATTCCGATATGTACAGTACTCACCCTGCCATCACATGGGCCAAATAAATCCCACTAATAAGGTTGTTGTGATGACTGATGAACGATTTGAGCGTAGCATCCGCATTTCTCATTAGTGTCGCCGGTgaaactatttatataatttttttatataattttatatataaataataatatatacatgatATAGATGTATACACCTTCCCTTAGAGATGATAATGAGTTATTCTTGATTAAGCCATAACTGGTTAAGTCAGTCCACTATTATGAAAGGATTAAGAGGACAATCcacatgttttttttattagtctattaaatcattattttttaattttaaaatattttttatcgaATCGTATTGGATTGACTTGCAGACATTATTCTAAGGCCCCAGACAAGGCTCACAATTTTGCATATTATACCCTCTACAACTTGCCAAATGAAAAGGACCTTAAACTGTGAAGTCAACTTAATTAAAACGTTGCGTTTCGTAAGTAAACGCAGCGTTTCATTGAAGGAAGTATATTATTATGAGCAATACTATCtgtacctattttgggtatataaatatatacacacttatatgtttcaatatatgatttattattattttatttttaatttaaaatcatctaattacataataacacatataaatatatatatatttgtgtatctaaagtggatacacataattttattgtattagtATTTTAGTTTCTCGAATAAACTCCAAGTGCTGGTTGATAAAAGtatcttcctctctctctccttttgtTCTTtcgcttttttttcttttttattcccTCTTTCTCTGTAGTCAGGGGCTAGATCTGAGTCCTTCATTTCATCAGATGGTGATAACCGgtaagttttttgttattttgcttATTAAATCTATGATCGAGATTTGTTGTAATAGGTGTAGCCAACTGGCAGCTGTTTTTCAGTTGTATAGAAAGCCTGTAAAACCTAATcaagaattaatgaaaaatctggaggaattattcaaaaatcttaTAGTTTCTTACTCTGGATTTCGATGGAAGTCTTGTTTCTTGTTAATCTTTCATAAACCGTGTCACGGGCCAATCTGACTTCCCGGCATGTCTCCAGGAAACTATATCACCCAAATGTAAACCGAGACCTTGATGACCTTCCTGTACAGTTCTGTTACTTTTGGCCGagttcaagaattttttttcttggaaataaaagatatttgTCAACCTGTTCGACAACCTCGATTCCCGAAGACATGTCAAAATTGgaaaccaaaacaaaagaaagcgAAGGTGAAGAAAACAATGTGAACAAGAGTTTGGTGGTTTGGCCATCCGTGTTACCTAGGAGGTCTTTCGATAGAGGAAGAAAGAGGATGGCCAAACAACTCAACCTCTAACCACCTCTTCTCACCAAGCAACCTTCTTGTCGATTTTAAACCTTTTATTTCTCCCTCTACACTCTTCTTTGCTCTCTTCTTCATGTCGGCGAAGGATGCAGCTTTAGgaagctttttctttttctctgcaaGAGCCTTCTTGGCTGCAGGCTTCTTTTCTACTTTCAGTTTAGAGCCATTTGGAAATTAGATTGCCTGTagatttaaaacttgaaaaacagAGAACACACACAAATCCAGAACTGtgctaaatttttgttttttaagaatCGATTGAGAGATtcgttttaaaaaaatatatttttcttacaccCAAAAACTGTTTCCCATCCAAAGTCTACTTCACTCTCCGTCCTGGGATGTCTGTCTCTCTTGAGCGTTTTTCTCTTGATAGCTCTTTCTCATGCTATGACGAAGATGAAGTGTCATTTGCAATTTGTCTACGATGATGAAAATGGTTTACGATTGACAACAATTTAAGAGAAACTTCACGATCTAATTATAAAAGAAGCACGATGAAAGAAAATTACCAAGGGGGGCGATAACCAAAGAAAAACTTTTCCGCCAAGCAACCGGACCTTGACTTGAGCCTTAGATTTCCATGAAAGAAGTTAAAAAAGCCCTCGAATATTAACATGatttctgaaaaaaataaataaataaaatactaattaattttcttgtccAGCAGAAATTTAGAAAGTTCGGGAAATTTAAGGACAAGGGTTTGAATGAAAACTTGGTCGATTACAAGCCACAATTGCATTAATAGATATTTTCCCTGGCAACAAATCCTTTCATCAAACCTCTCCAAAAccgaaaagaaaaatcattttaaaaacgCCAACTCAAATACAAGCGCACTACCGTAGCTTCGGGTTATCCTGACTGTCAGTGACAGTGGAGAGAACGGCTTTGCTTCGCTCTCTCTCGTGTTCTTCTCTCGCTTGCAACAGATATTACTTCTGATCTTCTCACAAGCTTTCGCAATCTCTCTTTTCTCGTCCTTCTTCATCATTATCTGCCGGTAGGAGAAATCAGCTCCGTCTGATTCCCAACCTCACTGGACGCTCGCTGCACCGTTGTCACATTAGATTACGCCCTCCGTTATCCTCTTCTCTTCACTTCAATAAACGTTTCTCAACTCTCTCTGTACGCGCCGTCGCCTCTCCTCCTGCACAGCCCTCTCCTGGTACCAAATGCTTGCTATTTGAAACTACGATAAgcataatttcttaaatatcttCAATTGAGCTAAATATGTTACgctctattatatattaaaaatgagatcTTTCGAGACAATACAATTAAGAAAGTTCCATTTGAAATCATTTTAATAGGTGTAAAATATATGAATGTTAGGATATTCTTGTTAATGTGTTAATACATTCACTGATTAACTCTGTTTTAATAGGTTGTAAACATTTTATTTGCATATCGTTTTGGGTGCAGATGTTGTTGAAGTCAGTGATGAGGTTGCGGAAAAGTATGGATTCGAGAAGGTTTCAGAAGAGTTCATTAAAGAGTGTAAGTCAAAGGCTGTGCTTTTCAAGCACAAGAAAACCGGTGCTGAGGTTATGTCTGTATCAAATGATGATGAGAACAAGGTGTTTGGTATTGTCATCCGTACTCCTCCGTAAGTATAATATCATATACACTGTTTTGCCAATTTATTATGTTGTATATAAGTGTTCATGTAAAGCAAAATATTAGTTGAGGGATTTTAACCGTTTGGACTGAATGAGATGAAATCTTGAATTTTGTGGAGGGCATTGGCGCTTGCTTGTATGGGCAATTCATATGTATCtttaaatatgagatataaATTTTGGTAATCTTGTGTTGTTTATATTACTTGGTACTTAGATGTTTTGATTGTATTGGGCATTGGTTATGTTTTGCTACATGTATCAgttcttatcaaattttatgtgaAAACTATGTTTGGGTTGATTCTTTAATTATGGCCTTTTTAACTTGTATCGTCTCTTTGTATGTAATTGACAATGCAGGAAGGATTCAACTGGGATTCCACACATATTAGAGCACAGTGTACTATGTGGATCAAGAAAGTATCCTTTGAAGGAACCATTTGTTGAATTGTTGAAAGGGAGCTTAAACACTTTTCTGAATGCATTCACCTATCCTGATAGGACCTGTTATCCAGTTGCTTCCACAAACACTAAGGTAAAGATGAGATTGAATTATGAGGGGTAGAAAcataaaattggaaaatcttGCTTTCATGTTGTTTAACCCACAATATTTGTTCTACAAACAGGACTTTTATAATTTGGTTGATGTCTACCTGGATGCTGTATTCTTTCCAAAGTGTGTGGAGAACTTCCAGACATTTCAGCAGGAGGGCTGGCATTTTGAGCTCAACAATCCTTCAGAGGAAATAACTTATAAAGGTTTCCTTATGATATATcacttcttttttgttttgatatttCAATGCCATATTCCAAAAGATGAGGGTTGACTTTTCCTGGTGAATGATTCGTCAAACTTCtggatacaattttttttagccTCCTTGCTTTATTCTGAACTTCAGGTGTTGTTTTCAATGAGATGAAAGGTGTTTATTCCCAGCCCGACAATGTATTAGGGCAGACCATTCAACAGGCAAGTTCTACAAGATGTTCTGCTTGCTTTTCTTTCACATTCCTTTGATGTTAGCAACTTTGCAGAACGTTTTCACAATTTATTGCTGAGTGGTATCTCTGAAAGGGAATCCTGAATTTTATTATTGCAGATAGTGGTAAACCATCGGTtgatattgaatttaatttatttcaatctaATTGTTAATATGTTGTGGCCTTACTGCCTAATTGTACATTAAGATTGTCTAGCTATTGTGTGATATGTGTTCAGAAGCCCTATGTGTCTCTGGTGGTTTCAAACACAACGCATTGGTTGCCCTATCCAAATTCTGATACAATCATCTTCTTTGTAATTTATTACCGTGTTTAACAAATTTTCCACAGGCTTTATTTCCTGACAACACATATGGCGTTGACAGTGGAGGTGACCCCAAAGTCATCCCCAAGCTAACATTTGAGGAGTTTAAGGTCTGTCTTGAATTGtcttttaacataatttttgagTTAAGGCTAGCATGAtgttattaagtttttaaatgaTTATGACCTAATAGTTGTTATATCTTGTGAAGGTTTTGCTTTGTTATTGCTGGATCTAAATGATTTActgttctcttcctttttctggTGTggatgattattattatttatatttattaagttgGGATTGAAACAATGTGCCAGATTATcctgtattatttatttatttatttatttttgtataaatttcaaCTCTAGGCAGTTGGTATCAGTATTGATATGTTTAAAGGTTGTTAGAACGTTATTCTATGTTTAGCATGTTGTATCTTATACTGTATGTTTTCTTgagggaaattaaaaaaaatggatattAGTACACCTCCATTATTTTTAGAACACAGAGGACTCCTCCAAGGCCTTATGAGGTGTGAAACAGACATGATAATGGAGATTTTTGTGCAACAAATTTAGTGGATAATGGAACTGTTGATCTGTGCGATTATGGTTTCTTTGATAAGTTATGCACAAATGCTGATATCCATCTAATTCTAAGAATCTGGAGGTATTGCTGATAAATAAGAAACTACTGAcatgtttttagttttgttattaCTTGATTTAATCTTCGGTTGGCTGATTTACTGGACTTTTTGGGTTTTAGATGCTGATCATGGTTTTATAATGCTTCAGACATACCAGTTGTGAAAAAGTTTTGGCCGCCAAATAATCTCAATGTGAACTGAAGCACAGTACTGTTCTGCGTAGATGTGTAAATAATTgtcttattattctttttttttttcctgaacGAAAAATACAGGAATTTCACCAAAAATATTACCACCCTAGCAATGCAAGGATATGGTTCTATGGAGATGATGATCCAAAAGAACGTCTGCGGATCTTGAGTGGTAATAAATGAAACCTCAGATGTtatgaatttgttagttttgtcttctttttttttttttttcaatttgttacCACTTTGTTCTTTCCCTGAGATACATGAATGCTTTGGCCCAGAGTAAAGTGATGAGTTGCAAAAATTAAGATGTGTAACAAGATATATGAGCAGACTTTGAAATCTTACAAGGCTGGTCAATTAAataatggaaaataaaatatcctTCCCTAATTGTGTGTTGTTTCATGTTGCTCTTCTGAGGTCATTTGGATTAAAAAAGAAGATATTGTGATAGTATATTTTAACCTTGGATTGGTACCAGGTGCATAACCTTTCCTTCATTGATCAGGTGATAGAATCATATATATTAACCCCACCTCAACCAAAAGAGTTACGTTTCCTGGTTCTCTTATCATCTTTCTTGGAAACTTTAATTTGTGGAGCATAATGTTAAAGGCAGATTAAATGATTCTTGAAACAACAAATATTGTCATTCTAATAGTTTAACTGAATATACAAGTTTAGAGTTCAAGCAGTTATATTTAGTACATTTAAgactctttctttttcacagaGTATCTGGATAATTTTGAGGCAAGTTCAGCTCCCAGTGAATCTGTAATTACACCtcaaaaacttttttcaaaGCCAGTCAGGGTAGTTGAGAAATATCCTGCCAGTGAATGTGGCGATCTTAAGAGGAAAAACATGGTATGCCTTAATTGGTTGCTCGCAGATAAGCCCTTGGACTTGGAAACTGAACTCGCTCTTGGATTTTTGGATCATCTTATGTTGGGAACTCCTGCTTCTCCCCTGAAGAAAATTCTACTGGAAAGTGGTCTTGGAGATGCCATTGTCGGTGGTGGAATTGAAGATGAACTCCTTCAGCCTCAGTTTAGTATTGGATTGAAGAATGTTTCTGAAGAGAACATTCAAAAGGTAGAAGAATTAATCATGAATACCATGACAAAGTTAGCAGAAGAAGGTTTTGAGGCAGATGCTGTGGAGGCATCCATGAATACAATTGAGTTTTCTCTCAGAGAAAATAACACTGGGTCATTTCCTCGTGGCTTATCACTTATGCTTCGATCCATTGTAAGATTCATTTTGTGTTTTAGATACGTGGTGTTTCTATCTTAATTTCTGTAATCCAGTGCTTGATATGGTTTTTATATTATAGGGTAAATGGATATATGACATGGATCCTTTTGAACCTTTAAAGTATGAGAAACCCTTGATGGATCTGAAAGCAAGGATAGCTGAGGAAGGCTCTAAAGCTGTTTTCTCTCCTTTAATTGAGAAATATCTATTGAACAATCCTCACTGTGTTACTGTAGAAATGCAGGTACTTGATTcactttctatatttttttatgcttCTAGTTATTATCATATCAGATGGTAATCGTTTCAAATCTGGTGTAGCCTGATCCAGAGAAAGCTTCTCGTGACAAAGCTGCTGAGAAAGAAGCTTTGGCAAAAGTCAAAGCAAGCATGACAGAAGAAGATCTGGCTGAACTAGCACGTGCTACACAGGAGCTACGATTGAAGCAAGAAACTCCTGACCCTCCAGAAGCTTTAAGAAGCGTTCCAAGTCTATCTATAAATGACATTCCCAAAGAACCTACACGTGTTCCCACAGAGGTTATCACAATTCATACTGGTTCCGGATTAGTGTCAACATATATCCTTTGAGTTGAAGTGCTAAAATCTGAGCTTTTGCACATATTACTGTAGGTTGGAGATATCAATGGTGTAAAGGTTTTGCAACATGACCTTTTCACAAATGACATCCTCTACGCAGAAGTTGTCCTAGACTTGAGTCCAGTAAAACAAGAGCTTCTTCCTCTGTTACCACTTTTTTGGTAAGATGATCCCTGAAGTAGCTGATGACCATTTTTTTCTATGCaaactctttctttttctatttactTTTCCTGATCTAGATGTAGAAAGACGTACTCCAAATAGAATTCATCTTACAGAAAAGACTAGGTTTGCTAATTAGAATACTTAAAGAAAGCTATGATCTTTATTCATCTGGAGGTTTGCTTGTTTTTTGACAGACCTTTTTATTAGTTTGCTTGAATCAGAAAATGATTTCTTGGCCTATTCCTTTGGCATGGATTCAAGCTGTTATGATGATACTCTTTCTTATTGTGTGACACTTTTGTTTTATCAGTCTCATTAATGAGAAGTAATCTTAAATCAAATAGATCCTTACATGCTACTCTCTGTATCAAAGTAGTTGTAATGTTTATGATGTTATAATAACTATCTGCATTTGCATGCTTCTGCCAAGTTGATGGAAATTACTCTTTATAACTTTACAATGGGCTTGACAGTCAGTCGTTGCTGGAGATGGGTACAAAAGACTTGAGTTTTGTGCAACTTAATCAGTTAATTGGAAGGAAAACTGGAGGAATATCAGTTTATCCATTCACATCATCCATAAGAGGCAAAGAAGATCCTTGTTCACATTTGATTGTTCGAGGCAAAGCAATGGCAGGACGAGCTGATGATTTATTTAACCTGGTAATGTTTATAGCAACTTTACAAATGAATTcatttttgagtttttggtATCCTTGGTGCATCAGAGAGATCAACAACACTCAAGAATTGGCTTTCTTAATTACTTTTGTCATGTAGAAAGTTTGTAGGTTACTTCTTTGCGATGCATTTAAGTTGTATTTTTTCAACTAAACTTAGATATTTACTTTTTTCATTAAAGCAATGATATATGCATCCAATTTTGAATACCCAATTGGGTATCCACGTGAAGTTTAATCATGGGATTatatgttactttatctttaattcaaaattacccgATCATAGGATGACACATCATGTGGGTActtaaaactatgtgtatatagCTTTATCGTTTTTCATTATATGTGTTAGCATGTAGATGTTTCTGCCAAAGTGAATTGGATTGAGCTTGTTAGACATGCAGGAATAAATAACTAAACATGgggaatttttaaaataaccatgaaatttatcttttgctttgttgatttaattattatggtGTAAATCTTATTTATGTTGCTTCAATTTACTCCCTCACtgtcaatttaaatttgtaaactcCTCTTGCTGTCTGTCTAACAATATTCTGATACTGTTTTTAGCCTGTTGTTTAAAGTTGTACTTTCAGGCCTGTGAATCTGACATCCTGACTGTTTTTGCCTGTGAATTAACAATTGACTGAGGGTTCATGTTTGCTTTATAATTGTAGATGAACTGTGTTCTTCAAGAAGTCCAGTTTACAGACCAGCAGCGTTTCAAGCAGTTTGTTTCCCAAAGCAAAGCTAGAATGGAGGTATATGTTGTGATATTCTAGTAGCATGAATAAAACGTATAAAGTTGCAAGTTTCATAATCTCAGATTTCGTCCTTATTTTCAGAACCGATTAAGAGGAAGTGGTCACAGAATTGCAGCTGCTAGAATGGATGCAAAGTTGAATATTGCAGGGTGGATTTCTGAACAAATGGGTGGTGTCAGGTTaggatattttgatgatttgatgTGATTTCTCTCCTTTGAGCTGATCTGTTCTGCtaataatgttatttatcaAATTCTCACTCTGCAAGCATTGTAATCAAGAAGGGAAATATTGTCTAGGATTTGATAAATGTATTACCTTTGTTTGggttaaaatattacttttgttCCCTTACCTCTCAGTTTAAGCTTTAAGGGCAAATTGGGCAAACATGATGTTATAATACAATCTGCTAATTCATTTGTTAGTAGTATTATTAAAGTCTGCCTTAAAATTTACAACCAAGCCGTTTTGATTTTTGACATAACATTTTATACCTAATTGACTCAACTGATTTAAATTGTATTTCTTCTTGTACTTTTAGCTACTTTGAATTTCTGCAAGCCCTTGAAGAGAAAGTTGACCAAGACTGGTCTAGCATTTCTTTGTCTCTTGAGGAGATTCGAAGATCCTTACTTTCTAGGGATCGGTGCTTGATTAATCTGACTGCTGATGGGAAAAATCTCAAGAACGTAGAAAAGTTTGTTGGAAAATTTCTTGACATGCTTCCAAGCAACTCTCCTGTTGAAACAGTTAGATGGAAAGCTCGACTTCCTCCAACACATGAAGCTATTGTGATACCTACACAGGTACaggttttgtttcctttattgttaaaaaataaaaaaaacaagcaCGCCCACTTTTCTGAAGATCCATATCATTTCTTTCTCAGGTAAATTATGTTGGGAAAGCAGGTAACATCTATGACACTGGTTACCAACTTAAAGGGAGTGCCTACGTTATATCGAAATACATAAGCAATACATGGTTGTGGGATCGCATCCGTGTTAGTGGTGGGGCTTATGGTGGTTTCTGTGATTTTGACACTCATTCAGGTGCATTATCATTCTATATGTGTTCACTAGTACTGTCTAGTTGCTGTTTGACAATCTGACCTCTGAATCTGTGTAGGAGTATTCTCCTTCTTATCTTATCGGGACCCAAACTTGATGAAGTCTCTAGATGTCTATGATGGAACAGCAAATTTCTTGCGTGAGTTGGAAATGGATGATGATACGCTTACTAAAGCAATTATTGGGACCATTGGGGATGTAGATTCATATCAGCTTCCAGATGCCAAAGGTTATAGTAGGTATGTCATATGTGGACAATTAGTTGATGCCCCTGACCTTTGTGCGccttaaaatgttttattcatTGGTTCTATAAGCTTCATAATATGGGTATGTGTGGCATTATAAACTTTGGGGGAGAATTGGTCGCGGAAAAGGTTCTTtcagattttcattttttgtccTTGGTGTTCCAAGTATTATGATTACTTTTTTCGCTTGcttaaaatttcctttttttggg contains:
- the LOC123213553 gene encoding probable carboxylesterase 2; translated protein: MDSSENQVAHEYIPYFRAYKDGRVERFFGSDRVPPAIDDSDQNGVFSKDVIIVSETGLSARIFIPAAAIKPGQRLPLVVYYHGGGFFMGSPFCSVYNNFVSSLAAKANAIAVSVDYRLAPEHYIPVAYEDSWAALKWVASHCNGQGPEAWLNNYVDFHRVFLAGDSAGGNLVHNVAVQATVEDLNGVKLSGICLIHPFFGRQDGGVDKCWTFVCPTTSGSDDYRINPSVDSRLSSLRCARVLVCIAEKDKLKARGLFYYETLRDSEWAGKVEIAETGGEDHVFHLFNPNSESAVALIEKIASFINQHNAS
- the LOC123213980 gene encoding presequence protease 1, chloroplastic/mitochondrial-like isoform X1, which translates into the protein MVITDVVEVSDEVAEKYGFEKVSEEFIKECKSKAVLFKHKKTGAEVMSVSNDDENKVFGIVIRTPPKDSTGIPHILEHSVLCGSRKYPLKEPFVELLKGSLNTFLNAFTYPDRTCYPVASTNTKDFYNLVDVYLDAVFFPKCVENFQTFQQEGWHFELNNPSEEITYKGVVFNEMKGVYSQPDNVLGQTIQQALFPDNTYGVDSGGDPKVIPKLTFEEFKEFHQKYYHPSNARIWFYGDDDPKERLRILSEYLDNFEASSAPSESVITPQKLFSKPVRVVEKYPASECGDLKRKNMVCLNWLLADKPLDLETELALGFLDHLMLGTPASPLKKILLESGLGDAIVGGGIEDELLQPQFSIGLKNVSEENIQKVEELIMNTMTKLAEEGFEADAVEASMNTIEFSLRENNTGSFPRGLSLMLRSIGKWIYDMDPFEPLKYEKPLMDLKARIAEEGSKAVFSPLIEKYLLNNPHCVTVEMQPDPEKASRDKAAEKEALAKVKASMTEEDLAELARATQELRLKQETPDPPEALRSVPSLSINDIPKEPTRVPTEVGDINGVKVLQHDLFTNDILYAEVVLDLSPVKQELLPLLPLFCQSLLEMGTKDLSFVQLNQLIGRKTGGISVYPFTSSIRGKEDPCSHLIVRGKAMAGRADDLFNLMNCVLQEVQFTDQQRFKQFVSQSKARMENRLRGSGHRIAAARMDAKLNIAGWISEQMGGVSYFEFLQALEEKVDQDWSSISLSLEEIRRSLLSRDRCLINLTADGKNLKNVEKFVGKFLDMLPSNSPVETVRWKARLPPTHEAIVIPTQVNYVGKAGNIYDTGYQLKGSAYVISKYISNTWLWDRIRVSGGAYGGFCDFDTHSGVFSFLSYRDPNLMKSLDVYDGTANFLRELEMDDDTLTKAIIGTIGDVDSYQLPDAKGYSSLLHHLLGITEEERQKRREEILSTSVKDFKEFADAVEAIKDKGVVVAVASADDVDAANKERSNFFEVKKAL
- the LOC123213980 gene encoding presequence protease 1, chloroplastic/mitochondrial-like isoform X2 is translated as MSVSNDDENKVFGIVIRTPPKDSTGIPHILEHSVLCGSRKYPLKEPFVELLKGSLNTFLNAFTYPDRTCYPVASTNTKDFYNLVDVYLDAVFFPKCVENFQTFQQEGWHFELNNPSEEITYKGVVFNEMKGVYSQPDNVLGQTIQQALFPDNTYGVDSGGDPKVIPKLTFEEFKEFHQKYYHPSNARIWFYGDDDPKERLRILSEYLDNFEASSAPSESVITPQKLFSKPVRVVEKYPASECGDLKRKNMVCLNWLLADKPLDLETELALGFLDHLMLGTPASPLKKILLESGLGDAIVGGGIEDELLQPQFSIGLKNVSEENIQKVEELIMNTMTKLAEEGFEADAVEASMNTIEFSLRENNTGSFPRGLSLMLRSIGKWIYDMDPFEPLKYEKPLMDLKARIAEEGSKAVFSPLIEKYLLNNPHCVTVEMQPDPEKASRDKAAEKEALAKVKASMTEEDLAELARATQELRLKQETPDPPEALRSVPSLSINDIPKEPTRVPTEVGDINGVKVLQHDLFTNDILYAEVVLDLSPVKQELLPLLPLFCQSLLEMGTKDLSFVQLNQLIGRKTGGISVYPFTSSIRGKEDPCSHLIVRGKAMAGRADDLFNLMNCVLQEVQFTDQQRFKQFVSQSKARMENRLRGSGHRIAAARMDAKLNIAGWISEQMGGVSYFEFLQALEEKVDQDWSSISLSLEEIRRSLLSRDRCLINLTADGKNLKNVEKFVGKFLDMLPSNSPVETVRWKARLPPTHEAIVIPTQVNYVGKAGNIYDTGYQLKGSAYVISKYISNTWLWDRIRVSGGAYGGFCDFDTHSGVFSFLSYRDPNLMKSLDVYDGTANFLRELEMDDDTLTKAIIGTIGDVDSYQLPDAKGYSSLLHHLLGITEEERQKRREEILSTSVKDFKEFADAVEAIKDKGVVVAVASADDVDAANKERSNFFEVKKAL